From Demequina lutea, a single genomic window includes:
- a CDS encoding DUF1905 domain-containing protein, whose protein sequence is MTYTFAAELYLWAARTDCWVFANLPEDVADEIEDAAPEPRRGFGAVKVEVTVGSSTWRTSVFPSKQDATFVLPVKKAILKAESLRAGETATFILRTV, encoded by the coding sequence GTGACCTACACCTTCGCCGCCGAGCTCTACTTGTGGGCCGCACGCACCGACTGCTGGGTGTTCGCGAACCTCCCCGAGGACGTGGCCGACGAGATCGAGGATGCCGCACCCGAGCCCCGCAGGGGCTTTGGGGCCGTCAAGGTCGAGGTCACCGTGGGCTCCAGCACGTGGCGCACGTCGGTGTTCCCCTCGAAGCAGGACGCCACGTTCGTGCTCCCGGTCAAGAAGGCGATCCTCAAGGCCGAATCTCTCAGAGCGGGGGAGACCGCCACGTTCATCCTGCGCACCGTCTGA
- a CDS encoding acyl carrier protein — translation MALSEQEVLAGLAEIVVEETGVDAADVQLDKSFTDDLDIDSLSMMTIVTLAEEKFDVRIPDEEVKNLVSVGDAVSYITSAQA, via the coding sequence ATGGCTCTCTCGGAGCAGGAAGTCCTCGCCGGCCTCGCAGAAATCGTGGTCGAAGAAACCGGTGTCGACGCCGCCGACGTGCAACTCGACAAGTCCTTCACGGATGACCTGGACATCGACTCACTGTCGATGATGACCATCGTCACGCTCGCCGAAGAGAAGTTCGACGTTCGCATCCCCGACGAAGAGGTCAAGAACCTCGTCAGCGTCGGCGACGCCGTCTCGTACATCACGTCGGCACAGGCCTAA
- a CDS encoding NAD(P)H-hydrate dehydratase has product MDSVDRSWVAAVWPRPQAHDDKYSRGVVGIVAGSEAYPGAAVLVACGAARAGVGMVRYVGPRRAQDLVLAYRPEVVVHDPADASDRLPHASAWIVGSGVADHPGQDAVIGAALASGTPLVADAGALEACVRSRAAGARQTPPDRVLLTPHARELVRALAAIRHDVTLADVERDRAGHARLLAETARATVLLKGSRTIIASAGGAVVELEEAPAWLATAGAGDVLAGIAGALLASGLSAADAGAAASWVHARAAEAASGGGPIVALDVADALPAVIAELLLGS; this is encoded by the coding sequence ATGGATTCCGTAGATCGGTCCTGGGTCGCGGCGGTGTGGCCGCGCCCCCAGGCTCACGACGACAAGTATTCGCGAGGGGTTGTCGGCATTGTCGCCGGCTCCGAGGCCTATCCGGGGGCGGCCGTCTTGGTCGCGTGCGGCGCCGCGCGCGCTGGGGTCGGGATGGTGCGCTACGTCGGCCCTCGCCGCGCCCAGGACCTGGTTCTCGCGTATCGGCCCGAGGTCGTCGTTCACGATCCAGCCGATGCCTCCGACCGTCTCCCCCACGCCTCGGCGTGGATCGTGGGCAGTGGCGTGGCCGATCACCCAGGACAGGACGCCGTCATTGGCGCGGCTCTTGCCTCCGGGACGCCCCTGGTGGCCGATGCCGGCGCGCTCGAGGCTTGCGTGCGGTCACGTGCGGCGGGCGCTCGGCAAACCCCACCCGACCGAGTGCTCCTCACGCCCCATGCGCGCGAGCTCGTGAGGGCCCTCGCGGCAATTCGCCACGACGTGACTCTGGCCGATGTCGAGCGCGACAGGGCGGGCCACGCGCGGCTTCTCGCCGAGACGGCTCGCGCCACCGTGTTGCTGAAGGGTTCGCGGACGATCATCGCGTCCGCAGGCGGCGCCGTCGTCGAGCTCGAGGAGGCCCCCGCATGGCTCGCGACCGCCGGAGCCGGGGACGTGCTGGCGGGCATCGCGGGCGCGCTGCTCGCGTCGGGGCTATCGGCGGCCGATGCCGGGGCGGCGGCGTCCTGGGTGCACGCGCGGGCCGCGGAGGCGGCTTCTGGCGGCGGGCCCATCGTCGCGCTGGACGTGGCCGACGCACTCCCGGCCGTGATCGCGGAGCTGCTGCTGGGGTCGTAG
- the def gene encoding peptide deformylase — protein sequence MATREIRVVGDPVLRTPCEPITEITESVRALVEDLLETVDHDGRAGLAANQIGVSLRAFSWNIDGDIGYVLNPEIVENSAELQELGDEGCLSVPGLWFACERPLYAKAIGTDLNGNQVVVEGEDIWARLVNHEVDHLGGKLYIDRLAKEERRRAMKELRAQIDA from the coding sequence ATGGCCACGCGAGAAATCCGAGTGGTGGGCGACCCAGTGCTGCGCACCCCCTGCGAACCGATCACCGAAATCACCGAGAGCGTGCGCGCCTTGGTCGAGGACCTGCTCGAGACCGTCGATCACGACGGCAGGGCCGGACTCGCGGCAAATCAGATCGGCGTGAGCCTGCGGGCCTTCTCCTGGAATATCGACGGAGACATCGGCTACGTGCTGAACCCCGAGATTGTGGAGAACTCCGCCGAGCTTCAGGAGCTCGGTGACGAGGGTTGCCTATCGGTTCCTGGTCTCTGGTTCGCGTGTGAGCGCCCGCTCTACGCGAAGGCGATCGGCACCGACCTCAACGGCAATCAGGTGGTAGTCGAGGGCGAGGACATTTGGGCCCGGCTCGTCAACCACGAGGTAGATCACCTCGGCGGCAAGCTCTACATCGACAGGCTGGCCAAGGAAGAGCGCCGCAGGGCCATGAAGGAACTGCGCGCGCAAATCGACGCTTAG
- a CDS encoding DUF3145 domain-containing protein has protein sequence MAAITRGVLFVHSASRAMCPHVEWAAQSVLGSRATFDWIDQPAGTSLYRTEVAWQGHQGTGARLASALRGWEHLRYEVTEDPSFGCDGARWSHTPSLGIFHAVTDVHGNILVPEDRIRAAIEDGGSITEVKRAMDLALGTAWDDELEPFRYAGQGAPVRWLHRVG, from the coding sequence ATGGCCGCCATCACCCGCGGTGTTCTTTTTGTGCATTCGGCATCTCGAGCGATGTGCCCCCACGTGGAGTGGGCGGCACAGTCAGTGCTGGGCTCACGCGCCACTTTCGACTGGATTGATCAGCCGGCTGGCACCAGCCTGTACCGTACCGAGGTCGCTTGGCAGGGCCATCAGGGCACGGGGGCGCGGCTCGCCTCAGCGCTGCGCGGTTGGGAGCATTTGCGCTACGAGGTCACCGAGGACCCGTCTTTTGGTTGTGATGGCGCCCGGTGGTCGCACACGCCTTCGCTCGGCATCTTTCACGCCGTGACGGACGTCCACGGAAACATTTTGGTGCCCGAGGATCGCATCCGTGCCGCGATTGAGGACGGCGGATCGATTACCGAGGTGAAGCGGGCGATGGACCTCGCCCTGGGCACGGCATGGGACGACGAGCTCGAGCCGTTCCGTTACGCGGGCCAAGGCGCTCCAGTGCGCTGGCTCCACCGCGTGGGCTAG
- a CDS encoding NAD(P)H-hydrate epimerase has product MTDDTEVPIPSAALPAPLTIAQIKEAELVALSRAPEDVLMDRAARAVARVVREELVAAGQLVPNAHVVILAGSGRNGGDALLAGALLAQDGADVTAVEVSTSAHARGKELFDAAGGVLLNAIAESGLRAADAEVKTADLVIDGIAGLGGTAGLRAPADHLVSVIPSSAVIVSVDLPSGLDADSGEVTGTHVTANVTVAFTAPSWCLVTAPASGAAGRIVVADVGVDVV; this is encoded by the coding sequence GTGACCGACGATACCGAAGTCCCCATTCCCAGCGCCGCTCTCCCCGCACCCTTGACCATCGCGCAGATCAAGGAAGCCGAACTGGTGGCCCTGTCTCGCGCCCCCGAAGACGTCCTGATGGATCGCGCGGCGCGCGCCGTCGCCAGGGTAGTAAGGGAGGAACTCGTGGCAGCGGGCCAATTGGTCCCCAACGCTCACGTGGTCATTCTCGCGGGCTCTGGCCGCAACGGCGGTGACGCGCTGCTGGCCGGCGCGCTCCTCGCCCAGGACGGCGCCGATGTGACTGCGGTGGAGGTCTCGACGTCGGCCCACGCTCGCGGCAAGGAGTTGTTCGATGCGGCGGGTGGCGTGCTCCTCAACGCGATTGCCGAGTCGGGGCTCCGCGCGGCAGATGCCGAGGTCAAGACGGCGGATCTGGTGATCGATGGCATTGCTGGCCTGGGCGGCACGGCGGGCTTGAGGGCCCCTGCGGATCACCTGGTGAGCGTCATCCCGTCGAGCGCCGTGATCGTTTCCGTCGATCTTCCGAGCGGCCTCGATGCCGATAGCGGAGAGGTGACGGGCACGCATGTAACGGCCAACGTGACGGTTGCGTTCACCGCTCCGTCGTGGTGCCTCGTAACCGCCCCCGCTTCCGGGGCTGCGGGCCGCATCGTCGTGGCCGACGTGGGTGTCGACGTCGTTTAG
- a CDS encoding nuclear transport factor 2 family protein, producing MNIDATTILTLQALEEAMWRTETRFDRRHMEAVLHPDFTEIGRSGRIFSRANVLEMPPVEISIEIPLSDLTFSDVADGAVLLTYTTVPERSEHGAARRASVWVREGERWLLRYHQGTPTSL from the coding sequence ATGAACATCGACGCCACCACCATCCTCACGCTGCAGGCGCTCGAAGAGGCGATGTGGCGCACCGAGACGCGTTTTGACCGTCGCCACATGGAGGCGGTGCTGCATCCGGACTTCACCGAGATCGGCCGCTCGGGTCGCATATTTTCGCGTGCGAATGTTCTAGAGATGCCGCCAGTCGAGATAAGTATCGAGATTCCCTTGAGCGACCTGACTTTCTCGGACGTTGCCGACGGTGCGGTACTGCTGACCTACACGACGGTGCCCGAACGATCCGAGCACGGTGCGGCGAGGCGGGCGTCGGTGTGGGTGCGAGAGGGCGAGCGCTGGCTTCTGCGCTACCACCAGGGTACGCCGACAAGCCTCTAA
- a CDS encoding beta-ketoacyl-[acyl-carrier-protein] synthase family protein, with protein sequence MAVVVTGLGATTPLGGDASSTWEAALAGRSGVRTLDNDWAELYGMPVNFAGQLAVRPDTILTRPETKRMDPSAQYAIVATREAWADAGSPKVDPERLGAVVSSGIGGVWTLLTAWDTVKERGAARVLPMTVPMLMPNSPAAYVELEVGAKAGAHAPVSACASGAEAIGMAFEMIESGRADVVVAGGTEAAIHPLPISAFAAMAALSKRNDNPAAASRPYDTGRDGFVLGEGSAILVLESEEHARARGAKIYARLLGVGMTSDAYHIAAPEPSGEGQTRAMRFAVERAGLSLTDIIHVNAHATSTQVGDPIEARGIASLFGDHTADVLVSATKSMTGHLLGGAGALESMFTIMALHDRKAPPTINVSQPDPDLAINLVRDKPADLAPSGDLAAINNSFGFGGHNVALVFATA encoded by the coding sequence ATGGCAGTTGTCGTCACAGGTCTAGGCGCGACCACCCCGCTCGGCGGGGACGCGTCCAGCACGTGGGAGGCTGCGCTCGCTGGACGTTCAGGCGTGCGCACTCTCGACAACGACTGGGCGGAGTTGTACGGCATGCCCGTGAACTTCGCGGGCCAGCTTGCCGTGCGGCCCGACACCATCCTCACGCGGCCGGAGACCAAGCGGATGGACCCCTCGGCCCAATACGCGATCGTCGCGACGCGCGAGGCATGGGCCGATGCGGGGTCCCCCAAGGTCGACCCCGAGCGCCTTGGCGCGGTCGTCTCGTCGGGAATTGGTGGGGTGTGGACGCTCTTGACAGCGTGGGACACCGTCAAGGAGCGGGGCGCCGCGCGCGTCCTGCCCATGACGGTGCCCATGCTGATGCCCAACTCCCCTGCCGCATACGTCGAGCTGGAGGTTGGGGCCAAGGCGGGCGCCCATGCACCGGTGTCCGCATGCGCATCGGGAGCGGAGGCCATCGGCATGGCCTTCGAGATGATCGAGTCTGGTCGCGCCGATGTCGTTGTCGCCGGGGGCACGGAGGCGGCCATTCACCCATTGCCAATCTCTGCCTTCGCGGCGATGGCGGCCCTTTCGAAGCGCAATGACAACCCCGCCGCCGCTTCGCGTCCGTATGACACCGGGCGGGATGGCTTTGTGCTCGGCGAGGGCTCGGCGATCCTGGTCCTTGAGTCGGAGGAGCACGCCCGTGCCCGCGGCGCCAAGATTTACGCGCGGCTGCTCGGCGTAGGGATGACCTCCGATGCGTATCACATTGCCGCCCCCGAACCCTCAGGCGAGGGCCAGACGCGCGCCATGCGCTTCGCCGTCGAACGCGCGGGCCTGTCTCTCACCGACATCATCCACGTCAACGCCCACGCGACCTCGACGCAAGTTGGTGACCCGATCGAGGCGCGCGGAATCGCGAGCCTCTTCGGCGACCACACCGCCGATGTGCTCGTCTCGGCAACCAAGTCCATGACGGGCCACCTGCTTGGCGGCGCGGGTGCACTCGAGTCGATGTTCACCATCATGGCGCTCCACGACCGCAAGGCGCCGCCTACGATCAACGTGTCTCAGCCGGACCCAGACCTCGCGATCAATCTGGTGAGGGACAAGCCGGCCGACCTTGCCCCGTCGGGCGATCTGGCCGCTATCAACAACTCGTTCGGCTTCGGCGGCCACAACGTCGCGCTGGTGTTCGCTACGGCGTAG
- a CDS encoding MFS transporter: MNNSVQPSNQAAALVRPDGRNSTMPTAVRRALRGGIFGNFVDQFDIFLPVIALTPAAAEVFGPNNLVGNAGLVFVAALLGRPLGAAIFGPIADRFGRTWTTKVALAGIALTTLLIALVPGYSVLGNGTLFIIVGLRFLGGVFLGGEYTSAVPLAMEWSAPRRRGLASGFIMWMSPWANATIAGIVFVLLSTSTPEMYGAWGWRIPFLLGSALAVAMMVYYRFAVVDSPVWTGALKARNPLKEIFVGPHRRALVQVFVLMTGLWLMTDMAIPTLTGELKVASHLSAQAISFTMLCATAVSAVTMLAAGHLSTVLGRRTFFMGFGLLAAVFAPITFLAIFRTNGIPVALVLVVALQVVTVSGYGPVGAYLAERFPAAVRSSGYGVGYSLSIVLPALYPYYLPALQAALGQQTAIAALLVLGGVLVFIGGITGPETNKVGILN; this comes from the coding sequence GTGAATAACTCTGTCCAGCCCTCTAACCAGGCGGCCGCCCTCGTTCGCCCGGATGGGCGAAACTCCACGATGCCAACCGCTGTCCGCCGCGCACTCCGCGGTGGCATCTTCGGAAATTTCGTTGATCAGTTTGATATCTTCCTCCCAGTTATTGCCTTGACCCCCGCAGCCGCCGAGGTGTTCGGTCCGAACAATTTGGTTGGCAACGCCGGGCTAGTTTTTGTCGCGGCACTTCTGGGCCGCCCTCTGGGTGCCGCGATTTTTGGTCCGATTGCTGACCGGTTTGGGCGGACGTGGACGACGAAAGTTGCTCTCGCGGGGATCGCACTGACGACGCTCCTCATTGCGCTGGTCCCCGGCTATTCCGTGCTGGGTAACGGAACCCTATTCATCATCGTCGGACTGCGTTTTCTGGGCGGGGTCTTCCTGGGCGGGGAATATACATCTGCTGTGCCGTTGGCGATGGAGTGGTCCGCCCCGAGGAGGCGAGGTCTGGCCAGCGGGTTCATCATGTGGATGTCTCCGTGGGCGAACGCGACGATCGCCGGGATTGTGTTTGTGCTCCTCAGCACCTCTACTCCGGAAATGTATGGTGCATGGGGTTGGCGTATTCCGTTCCTGCTCGGGTCGGCGCTTGCCGTCGCGATGATGGTCTACTACCGCTTTGCGGTCGTGGATTCACCAGTCTGGACTGGTGCGCTAAAGGCGCGAAACCCGCTGAAGGAAATCTTCGTTGGCCCGCACCGCCGCGCGCTCGTGCAGGTCTTCGTGTTGATGACTGGGTTATGGCTCATGACAGATATGGCGATTCCCACTCTGACTGGCGAGCTCAAGGTTGCCTCCCACCTGAGTGCGCAAGCGATATCGTTCACGATGCTGTGCGCCACAGCAGTATCGGCCGTGACGATGCTCGCGGCAGGACACCTGTCGACGGTGCTGGGAAGGCGCACCTTTTTCATGGGCTTCGGACTGCTCGCCGCCGTGTTCGCGCCGATCACATTCCTCGCGATCTTCCGCACCAACGGAATTCCGGTCGCCCTGGTGTTGGTTGTAGCGCTGCAAGTAGTGACGGTTTCCGGCTACGGTCCGGTCGGCGCATATCTTGCCGAACGGTTCCCTGCGGCCGTTCGCTCCAGCGGGTACGGGGTCGGGTACAGCCTCTCGATCGTGCTCCCCGCGCTGTACCCCTACTACCTGCCAGCGTTGCAAGCGGCCCTTGGGCAGCAGACGGCAATCGCAGCGCTCCTCGTCCTCGGCGGTGTGCTGGTATTCATCGGCGGAATCACGGGTCCGGAAACGAACAAAGTCGGGATTCTCAACTAA
- a CDS encoding beta-ketoacyl-ACP synthase III — protein MTGKISITKGPEFSRVMGLGVARGENVVPNADIIGPIDSSDEWIRKMTGIATRVRAAEGTEMIDLAERASREAIANAGIEPSQIDTVIVSTITFPHITPGAAPVLADRLGATPAAAFDISAACAGYCYGVGQADALVRAGQSTYVLVVGAEKMSDYIDPTDRSISFLLGDAAGAVVIGPSETAGIGPTIWGSDGAGAGLVGQNHSWTEVRNGASFPTLRQEGPSVFKWAAFDMAPIALKAIEAAGLTPSDIDAFIPHQANMRIIDQMVKQIGLPASVAIGRDIVDSGNTSAASIPLAAERLYRDGAVKSGDIALQIGFGAGLVYAAQVIVLP, from the coding sequence ATGACAGGCAAGATCAGCATCACCAAGGGACCCGAGTTTTCGCGCGTCATGGGCCTCGGAGTCGCCAGGGGCGAGAACGTGGTGCCCAACGCCGACATCATCGGACCAATCGACTCCTCGGACGAGTGGATACGCAAGATGACGGGCATCGCCACTCGCGTCCGCGCTGCCGAGGGCACGGAGATGATTGATCTCGCCGAGCGCGCTTCCCGTGAGGCGATCGCCAACGCGGGAATCGAACCCTCCCAGATCGACACCGTGATCGTGTCGACCATTACCTTCCCGCACATCACTCCCGGCGCCGCCCCCGTGCTCGCCGACCGGCTCGGCGCCACCCCCGCGGCCGCCTTCGACATTTCGGCGGCTTGTGCCGGCTACTGCTACGGCGTCGGCCAGGCCGACGCGCTCGTGCGCGCCGGACAGAGCACGTATGTTCTCGTCGTCGGCGCCGAGAAGATGTCCGACTACATCGATCCCACCGACCGCTCGATTTCGTTCCTGCTGGGCGATGCAGCGGGCGCCGTCGTCATCGGTCCCTCCGAGACTGCGGGCATCGGACCCACCATCTGGGGCTCGGACGGCGCCGGAGCCGGCCTCGTTGGCCAGAATCACTCGTGGACCGAGGTTCGCAACGGCGCCTCATTCCCCACCCTGCGCCAAGAGGGGCCGAGCGTGTTCAAGTGGGCCGCGTTTGACATGGCGCCCATCGCGCTCAAGGCGATCGAGGCGGCGGGGCTGACGCCGAGCGACATCGACGCGTTCATCCCCCACCAGGCAAACATGCGCATCATCGACCAGATGGTTAAGCAGATCGGCCTCCCTGCAAGCGTGGCCATTGGCCGCGACATCGTCGATTCGGGCAACACCTCCGCAGCGTCGATTCCCCTGGCAGCGGAGCGCCTGTATCGTGACGGCGCGGTGAAGTCGGGAGACATCGCCCTTCAAATCGGATTTGGCGCGGGCCTCGTATACGCCGCGCAAGTGATCGTCCTGCCGTAG